Below is a window of Plasmodium brasilianum strain Bolivian I chromosome 14, whole genome shotgun sequence DNA.
CATCCAAATAAAAGTGAAGAtcttgtaaaaataaaacataaatgtgAAGCGTTTATGAAAGAGtggaaaatagaaaaatctATGGACGCAAAAGATTTTCTTCAAAAATTTAAGGTGTTCTTTTTTGACTGTGATGGCGTATTGTGGAGAGGAAATGAAGTTATAAAAGGAGCAGTAGAAGTTATTGAAAAGTTAttgaaagaaaataaaaaggtttattttattacaaataaCTCAACAAAATCAAGAGCTACGTTATTAGATAAATTTCATAAGTTAGGTTTTACTAATGttaagaaagaaaatattctttGTACATCATATGCGATtgctaaatattttattgaaaaagaagaatatgcaactggtaaaaaaaaaatttatgtaatagGAGAAAAAGGGATATGCGATGAATTAGATTCATATAACCTTTCATGGTTAGGTAGCtataatgatgatgataaaaaagtaattataaaagaTGACTTAGAAATAAAtgtagataaaaatattggaGCAGTTGTAGTTGCAAttgattttaatataaattattataaaattcaatatgcacatttatgtattaatgaTTTAGATGCTGAATTCATTGTATCTAATAAAGATGCTACTGCAAATTTTACGTCAAAACAAAAATGGGCAGGTACAGGTTCTGTCGTTGCATCTATAGAAGCTGTGTCTCTTAAGAAGCCTCTAATATTAGGAAAACCAAATTTGTTTATGATTGAAACGGTGTTGAAAGATTTGAATGTACATTCATCACAAATTGTTATGGTAGGTGATAGACTGGATACTGATATCCATTTTGCTCAAAACTGTAAAATCAAATCTATTCTTGTTTCCACAGGAGTAACTGATTCGAACATTTATTTGAACCATAATAACTTAAATATCCAGCCTGACTATTTTATGAAGTCTATTTCGGAATTTTTATAACTGTGTGAAATTCGttagttattaaaaaaaaggggtccatatatacgtacatatatatatatatatatatatatacgcgtACACCATgtacacatgcatatacccatatgtatatatgtatgtgttgaACTCACAATGctacattttatttactgCAAAAATAGGAATGCAATTTCTTCATCATTCAAAATAGgcacataaataaatacgcATGTATATGCGCATGTATAGTTTTGTAAATCTTGCATACTGGTAATATGTTGCTCATTTTAGTTTtgtcaaaaataatatatatatcacaataaataattatatttttttttttcccccatATTTTCCGATgcgaacaaaaaaatattagaagGAAGTAATGATCAagtcatatattttattttatttattttttttttttaactactTTTTTGCTATGTTTATACCACATGCTTGCAATATTCGTTCGACTTCATAGCttctgttttattatttttttatttttcacttGTCTATTTATCGtctgttatatttttgtcGTCTAAGCCTCCTTGACTATGAACCagtttttttaatgtatcaTTAAGCTCTTCAAATTTTTTCGTTAGTTTTTGATTTTCTTGTCGAAGAAACGTATTCTCCCGTTTTAAATCATCTATGGATacatctataaaaaaaagtatataattaaaagtcAGGACATGACAAAATAGTAGTAGTGAAGTAGTGATGACAAAGCTGTAATAACTAAGTAATAATGGCCAAACAGCGATTTATAGGGTTAGATTAATTATGATAAGCAAGAATATGTGATAAAATACATAagcaataaaaattattcatatagtTTCCTATGTCTTATAAACAAGAACAGTTAGTTATGGTATATGAAAagttatttgttatatagaaaaagaattaaCCAGAATAGCTTAACATTTAGAACATACTGCTCATATacctatttttatatatgtacacatatctaataaaatatattttggacatacgaaaaaaaaaaaaaaaaaaagaggtaaATGAATACATGATTACTTACCCACTGCTGCGTTATACAAATGTTCACGTATGAATTTAATGGCATCATTaggtttttctttttcttcaaataattttaaaagaacacGGCTTATATGATTTATTACTTCATGTTCCTCTAAATATCTGATAAAATCATCTTTTATATGGTTTATACCTTCAGGAGCGCTCATTTCTATACTTCTTCTGtatttgttataaataaaaatatactctgcctattttacaaatatataatttaattattaaaaacacTTTATGTTTTTTCGTTAAATACTACATTTCcaaaagcaaaaaaagtaaaggtAAAAAATTTCTCTTAGTTCACATTACTGTAGGAACATTTGAAAATTATGtcaacattttaaataatattgcgtatgtaaataattacGGAAATACgttaaaatgttattaatgttaatatgaaaaaaaaaaaaaaaaaaaaaattagacaagttttcaattttttttttgcaaaaaatataGCTGAACAGAATATCTGCTTAGCACAAACTAGACATGAATagaatttaaaatgtaaagcGAAAATTAAGCAGCAAACTGACGTAGCGCTTTATTCGTTCTTGCACATTTTTTGCTTcgatttattatatttatttacaaagAGGGAGAGggtgtgaaaaaaaaagaagaaaaagaggagaaaaaaaaagggaaagtaaaacaatatgtataataagtGTAACACGTGTAATAAGTCTAATAAGTGTAATAAGTCTAATAAGTGTAATAAGTCTAATAAGTGTAATAAGTCTAATAagtgtaataaatataacgtACAGTTTTGACAGGGGTGGGAATACTCTGACTCAACGTTTCTTaactttttttgaaattctAATTAATcctatatacacatgtatgaTGACTCATTGTTTAATTACGCACACTACTGGAGAGAAAGGAAGTGGTAtcaaaaacaataatattttttcaatattcattttaaatatactttttccGAAGATTTCTTGGTTTACCTATTTTATcgatttttttctttttttcacattaatggtttgtattttatttgtttttcctctaatgtattttttttttcttttttttttcttcatttttcagGTGTTCCGTCTACATTAACTGGCTGCCAGCAAGAACCCAACAGTTCAACCTCTTCATGTGCCTCTTTAGATTTATGTTCACCATTTAAgctattaaatattttaattcttgAAGATCTTCTTCTTACTACTTTTGATAATATGGTAAGAACCCTGTTAGTAATTGTTTCCGTCATTTTAATAggttttttgttcatataaaaagatGCTGTTACATTACTGATTATTACATTATCTAATTTCAACGAATTAATTATGAATTTTAGATTCTGGTTTATCATATTTCCTTTTAGAAAATGAAATGTAACTAAAACCCATTCTTCAATGGGGTTCTCTCTAAGGACAGTTAGGTTAATTGTTTCAAGAATTAGAAAAGCTTCTATGAAATctattgttttaattttatagatgcttattaattttaatacaaaTTTCAATAAATCgtcaaaattttctttttcttccttttttgttttttcttgaatgtgttctattaaaaaattcacaAATCCTGAAGCACATCTGTATTCATCaaaattttgctttttttgtaccaatacatttaatttgtatttttcacTTAAAACGTCTTTATCCTTAAGTATTTTTAGCTCCATCGGTAGTGTCTTGGacataatttgtttttccattttttgcaCCTTTTGTAAGTTTGGAATTTTTTGGTTTTTATCTATcattccttcttttttaatatttatcttGTTATTCACCTTTTCTTCcgcattttttaattttttattttttctttccgcACTTGAATATTTACTGTATGTGTCaatatcaaaatttttttttttttttttatatgttttacttTTCATCCTAGCGCTTCTTCTAACAGTTTGGTTCATCATATCGATATTGTTTTGATGTTCTTTTTTCACAATACAAAGTTtactttcttctttttcatttttcaagtatatactgttatttttattttcattttcagaTGAAGAACTCATGTTTTTATTAGATTTCCTACTTCCTGATTCTTGCATATgttgaataaaattttgttcaCAATTattctccattttttttattggaacagatctattttttttttttttcattttttctatttctgtAAACGCTTCATCATTATCTACTTTTTCCTTTGTTGTTCTAATGTTCTCTAAATTTTCCTTAAAACAGTTATGAGGTGTACTTTTACTTGATGCCTTTTTGCtttctttgttttcttttgtatatgtatctTTATGTAAATTCACTTGACTGCCGTATttatttaccattttttctattaacaTTTCGGAGTTATTCATATTTGtcatattatattcattttttgaattttgtagatatgcatatataatgtctttaatttctttattatttttgtaccCATtcaatttatcttttttttttttttttttttttttaaattcttctTCGGTCTCTTTTTTGTGTACGAATGCACTAGATTCTTCTTCGCCTCCAGACATGTATGTAGCAGTAATAGCAGAAGTAGTAGTACCATTGgcagcagtagtagtagtaccATTGGCagcagcagtagtagtacCATTGgcagcagtagtagtagtaccATTGgcagcagtagtagtagtaccATTGGCagcagcagtagtagtacCATTGGCagcagcagtagtagtagtagttcttttcattttattgcGTTCTTTTTCCCCCTCTCTAACTTCTGCCCATGCATTGTAAGTAACTGAAGGTGCATGCGTGTATTCGTTATATTTGTTGAACTGTAATTTTTGTTCACCCCTATTCGTAATACTGTTAAATGATTCTAACATTGTTTGTTTGTTACTTTTATAATTCGTTTtattgatattatttttttgtattttttctctCCATATGTTGTAATAATCAAGGTTATCATCCGTTAATAAAAACATGTCATCACAATATTcactttttgttttcattgttttattttcctttcgcttacatttatttattgataTATCTTCGAATGTTCTATAAGAGTTGCGTAATGGGATGATATTATTAACAGGAGGACATATTCCacaatattcatatttatttgaattcgtgtaattttcattactacagtttattttttctaaaggatgaaaagaataattttcgTACGTATACTCTGATAAGCATGTACAATCATCTAACTGTTGTTTCTGCATTAATGGTTTTCCATTATCACAATTTTTTAAGAGGCTTGAGCACGATGAGTAATTATCTgcatttctatttttttctctaccTCCTTCTTCTTGTTGTtgttcttcttcttcttcatatatttcgTTTCTTCCGATTCTCGACGGTCGCTCAAGTGAATGTTCTAATGACCTTTTGAATGACGGTCCAAGTTGTCGCTCTAGTGGCCGTTCTAGTAAATGCTCAAAAGAATggttataaaattttttttttttttttttcgaatttCCCTCCTTGCACCATTTCTAAAGAGGAGTAATTTATACGGTCACTTCCACCGTTCAAGTGATTAGTATCAATCTTATTAAATCTATTATTATTCACACAGATATTCATATTACCATTAATTATATCACAAGCAGTGTTAGTAGTgatactattactattgtaACTGCTAAAATGTTTTTGCTCCGGTACACTATAAAACATCATActgtttttattactttgtctttcccttttattatcttttttggatattttttctcttgataaacaaaaatttttttcatttttcaaatgtCCTAAAGATAAGGAAGTTTCTCTTTTTGCTTTTAACAAACTTTCCATAttagaattataaaataatttattttttggaatCTTTTTAGATTTAtcaaaatttacaaaattgcTGTGTATTTGATCACTTGCCATTATGTCCTTAATTTGAAATGTGTCATTAGAGTTGTTGTTTTTGCTTTCGTAATAACTACCAGTGCTTGGAACCCTACAAATGTTGCCATCGCCGTTGTTACTGCTATGACTGCTGCTATGACTGCTACTATGATTGCTGTTATGATTGCTGTTATGATTGCTGCTATGATTGCTGCTATAATTGCTGTTATGATTGCTGTTATGATTGCTGCTATGATTGCTGCTATGATTAGTTCTATTGTTGCTACTATCGATGCACATGCCAAGATTATGCATGTGCCTTTCGCATGGGTATAGAGGCATATTTATTGCTCCATATGCTGGTACTACTGCCGTTTCTTCTATGAGAACATTTTGGTTACTTCCGTTTCTGTTTCGGCTGAAGGAGGTGCTACTATCTAGCGTATGACTAGAACTGGAATAGGTGTCATATATGGGAAGCTTCCTCGACCTTTCAATTTCGCGTTTTGATAAATTTCGACTATTTATGTTGGTACATGTTGTAGCTATGTTCGCGCTATTTTCTAAATTGTTAACTTCCCTATTGATAGACATATTTCTGTCAAGCgaatcaaatatattttcataatttttcaaaagagtgttttcatcatattttgttaatattaaattagaaGACTGAGCATATGCGTAATTTAGTTTATTTGGGGAGATgaaattattcatttgttttctttGCATAgaatttatttccttttctttatctTCATAATTCTCACAAtcatttacataatatttatattcctttcgtgaattataaaaattatttctatgtccgcttttttttttatttggtttTGTTATAATATCATTGTAATGATCAGCCATTAATTCATTTGTCATATTTGTAGTATTTTCCTCctcctttttaatatataacttttcCTCTTTAAAAATTGCCTTATTATAGTttgttttttccatattttgaTTGATAGCTCTTTCTTCATCACTTTGAAGACTGTTCCATTTTGATTTATAATCGCCTGCAGTGGTATTATTAACAGTAATGTTGTTACTTTTTTCTCCTTTAGTTCTTGTACAAACATTGCTAAAAACAATATTtgtagaattatttttattccccTTTTTATAATCTCTATTTGTAATGTAACTATCCTTCTTATGTTTATTAAAGGTATTTCTATTCTCATCAAATGGTAtagtatttttgtttatgttATTACCACGAGTGAATAATGCTCTTTCGTGTGAGCAGATATTATGGGTggtattgttattattgcttaaatatttttgtctGTCTTCATTGTAAATTATTGGAGctatattattactgttactgcCTTCCATGTATGCACTACTCTTATTTTCGTATTTGTTCATTAATTCATTTAGGTCATAATATTCTTCAAGATCGTTTTTCCTTCTCCTTGAAAAAAACTccttattactactactactgttaCTACTACTTCTACCTATACTTCCActattaccattattattactattactactattactattactactattactattactactattaatattactactattaatattactactattaatactactactattaatattactactattaatattactactattacttcTGTTACTACTATCATTCCTGTTGCTTGCATTTAATACAGTTTTGTTATATATCCCTTTGTTACTATTTATCATCTGTGCACAATGAGTCATCATTTTGCTAGCTCCTTTGTTGTAACGGTTTTCTTGGTGTACTTCTTGATCAGCTTTAATACAATGACTGTTTTCGCTGCTACCATTTGCGCTACATTCATCAGTAGTacccttttttaataattttgcaTTTGATATACCATCCTCCATAcaatttaactttttttctaatgaaatagcattatattcatttgccttgttatttattaattcgCTTAACTTCTCCTTTTCagttttctttttcgtttGCACTTTACTCTTTTTAAAGGTAGAACAATCATAACTGTCTGAACTTAACTTAGAAATACTTCTTTTATTGCCCCTTTCctctttattattagtatCACTTTTAAGGTGTTTACTATTACAACAATAGGCATATATAAAACAGCATAGCCCACATGTCAGCGACGCCAATATGCCTTGCACAGTAAACAAAAATACCGAGGTGTTACTATGagtcatttatttaaaaaataaaataaaaaagataaaataaaatataataaaatttcacgtttgaaaaattaaaaaaagaattacaaGACAATTATGCTTTAACTACAGCATAATTACAAAAGTGTAATGagaaacaattttttacaaataccCTAGacaaaaaatttactaattataaaaatactcTGTGTTCATGTAACAAAAACACAGATTACAGTAATAACATgccaaaataaaaaaaataaaaaaaatacaaacatacatgcatacgtacatacatatatacatacatatatacatatatatatcattaattgTTTACGCATTACtcattatacataaaatttcttaagataaaaataaatgaatgttAAAAAGTTTTTCTTGACTACAAAAAGAAAGCAAGCAAACAAACATGTGCCTACAACATATCATAAAATTGAATatacaaaggaaaaaaaaaaaaaaaaaaaaagtatttttaaataatacgttaaaacaataaaaaaatgaggttaatttaaaaatatttatgagtatatacatataagtacgtaaatgtatacatatatgtacatttgttTACCTGATTTTCCGTGTTTTATAaccttttacatttttatgtgCTGGtgcaataaattttatgacaaaacatttttttggACCTCATCCCCCTTATTATAGAGAATTTTGAGATATTTTCACTTATGAgtaatttcatttaattgtCTTAGAGTCCTTGATAGacataccaaaaaaaaatttttttaattttttcttacgCAAATATTTCCAAGTAGAAGAAGAGCATTTAATGtataatagatatataaaaaatatgtacatgcatatatattcagTATAACCATGTACATACATTATGACGTCACCTGCTAAATTTCtccattatttattttatacaacaaatatttggaaaaaataaaaaaaaataacaatttttatagGGAATAagatacaaatataatagtaCTAGAAATAAGATTTAATGTGTTAAAGCCAATTATGCCAAAAgttgtgaaaaaaaattttaaatgcaTTTCTTTCTTCtcattttatgaaataataaacatgTAAATGTTTTTCTAATAATACCGAAAATTTACATTAAACAAATGATAAGTTGTTAATTTAAAagtatgataaaaaatatgaggacataagaaaagataagaaaaaaatgggaaaaagtaaaaaaaaaaaggaaaaactgctaaaaaataacaaaagtggaaaagatgaaaaaatggaaaaaggaGAAATCTCTTGAACTGTTCACAAGTTTGCTTGATCATTCTATCATACCTTGATATTTACCTTTATTGCaaccttttattttattatttttttttttattttcttttttttatttattttttttattttattttttttttttttgtggacGTAATAAAACGTTAGCCTCTCTCTGGTTTGGagcataaaataatagaatattaCTTTATGGAGTAGTTTGTTATAAGTTTATTTCTTGTTCTATATTTGCTCCTACGTGctgataaaataattctttatcCTATAGAATTAacgtatatacacataaatatgtatatgaatatatgaacatacatatatatattatattattatatatatatatatatatatatatatatatatatatttacataaatatgtataaatgaacaTATGTGTTTGTCTGGGCATTGTTACCATGGGTGGTCTATAGCTTCAATCACATTCAGCCTTTTCGATGGGTTAATTTGTAATAGTGACTGAATAAAATTCTTAGCTTCTGGCGATATGTTAAACCAATATCTTTCGTGGAATGTcactttttcctttaaaaaaaaaatacattgatgcgaatatgtatacatgatCACCCcccacacacacacacacacgcatatacatacctAATACACATAGATATACAAACATGTATTATACACACGCATGTAACATTCTGAACGTTCGCTATTATTGCGTACTGGCAGATATTACATTtcgataaaaaatatatataataacttcTAACAACTTAGCGCAAATACtttagtaataaaataaaaaaaaataaaaataatttcgtAAATCcgattttattttccttcttcACCTCAAATTTAGAACAAGGATAAAAGGGTTTGTATCCTCCTAGGAGGACGTAGATAATTATTCCTAATGCCCACATATCTATTTTGTTATTGAAATTGCATTCCTtcacaaattaaaaaaaaaaaaagagagaaaaagaaaaaatgtggATCCATTTtcaaatgatataaatgaatacaaTTTCGTTATTTGCAAAAAAGGCTAATGAgcattattttcaatattgcaatttttttattttatgtaaaattttaaaacaaactTGAAACAACTCAGGAGCAATAAAACCATAACTTCCTTTAATTCCTCTGTAAGGATAAAATTGATCAAATGCACACTTTACTGATAATCCGAAGTCTCCTATTTTTATGATACTTTTAAAAGTATTACTGTTTGGACTATTTGctgtattttcatttatcgAACTAACCAATTTCTTAAAGTTTAGTTTTTTACACATAGTACTATGATGTGGCATTTCTAGATCCGATAAAACATCAGAATCATGTAAGATTGATTCTTCTATCTGAAAGAGCAATATGTTCTGTGGTTTAATATCACAGTGTATTATTCCTTTAATATGAAGATAGTATAaagcaaataaaatttggcttacaattattttaacttctttttcttgtaatatattgaaacctacatatgaatataaatccCCAATGGAAGAATATTCTAAAAACACCCAAATATCATTCTCATCTTCTGCACTTAATAtcatttgtaaaatattactatgttttaattttttatgtatttctatttcttctCTTAGTTCATCAAtatccctttttttatagtataatcttttatgttttattttaagaaccaaatgaaatattttgtattcaTCACTGCTATTGCTTCTATCAAGGTAGAGGCTATCGCTATACCCATCATCAATGCGATAATCATTCATATTACCATTTCCACCGACTTGACTATTTGCATCTACATGGCTACTTGCACCGACATAGTTGCTTGTATCAGCATTGTTGCTTCCATTTGAATTGTTATTACTTGAATGATTATCTTTACCACCATGCCAACTATAGTCATCCTTGTAGTCTCCCTTGTCGTCTTCATTTGTTCTTTCATTatcatttgtaaaaaaattagccaTTCCTATATACTCATAATTACAAATTTCTGCTTCACTCGCACGGTTGTCGCTTTGCTTCCTACCATTTCTGTAACAACCTAACATTCTTTCTGTGTATGATATTTCTTTAGttgaagaaatatttatactgTTCTCTGTTTTTATGCTGCAGCTATCTAAGTCTGTTTTGTTTGCTtcatctatttttatattccaaCTTactatatcattatttatatactttacATAATTACAAAGAACCAAAGTTTTTCTACAGTCAATATTCCACTGACATAAACATAATGTACTTGATAACCCTTTTAACAAAACCCGgactattttaaaattacctAATTCGGGTActtttaattctttaatatGCTCATACGAATTTATTCTCTTTAATGAATCCGTTTCGCATTTcctcttttcattttttatattcgaAATTGTGTcagaaataaatgaaaaaggcGTTTTTTTCAAAGGCATGCTCTGTACTTGTAATGcgttacatatacatatatacacacgagaaaaaaaaaaaaaaaaaatatatatatatatatatatatatacataaataggaaaaaagaagtaaaataaataggagcaaaataaatggaaataaaagaaaagaaagcaaaatataacaaaatgaagtaaaaaaataacaaaatataacaaagttaaaaataaagatcgaaatataacaaaaataattttaaaaatatatacgaaattaacaaaaagaaggaaaacaaaaatactACGGTATTATATAGACAGACATGAACAAACTAAACTACAACTACAGCTAAAACGAAATttcaaatgtaaaaaaatataaattagtctttaaaatattcattaaaagtgttatacaataaaagattttttaaatgtaaaatagaaaaaaaaaaaaaaaaaaagatagtgcattaatatatttacgtatgcacaaatacatgtatgtacataaatttttattttaaaataatatcatttaCGTTATTTCGTAAATGTAACAACATCGTACATAAGGGAGATTAACTCaaaacaatataattaattcacGTTCACAGTTATTCATTCATAAGAGGTAAACTCTTACTGAATGTCTTATATCTACgagttattaatttttcttttgcgttttttttttttttttagtttatcttatgaaaacaaaatttttcttattctttCAAACACGAGCGTAGTTGCTGACTACAGCATTTTTGCGcttaaaaggaaatattcgtgaatgtatatatatatccccACGCATATATacccacatatatatgtatatcccCACGCATATATacccacatatatatgtataaccacacacatatataccaacatatatatatatatatatatacgcataaatacccacatatatatatatgtatacacatataaggATGAATTAATTTAATCGTCCTCTTTCTGTGCATGCttaaaatacttttatataaaactaaaataCAATGGaaacaatttaaaatataccaattttttttatctgcaaaaaaaaaaaaaaaaaatgcacacTTGAAGTGTATATCATTTAAGTAACCCTTCAATCGTttagggaaaaaaagaattttatttttaaataaagttagaaataataagcatgttattcaaaaaaaaaaaaaaataaaaaaaaaataacacaGTATAGCGCAAAATAGAACAAAGGACCACAAAATAGCACATCATAACATATAGGTGCACAAAATGATACAAAGTAACGCAATATTACGAGAGAAATAAAGTCTATATAGTGATAATAGGAAAAATGAAGACTAAgctaaaatttaaaaagttacTCGAAAAAGAAAGACATAAGATAAAGACgacaacaaaaaattaatattcatCGTATGGTGAAAAGAGCTCCTCCGATCCATCAACTGTTAATGAATTTATTCCATCcatattttccatatttgtCTAAAAggtttaaaaagaatt
It encodes the following:
- a CDS encoding hypothetical protein (conserved Plasmodium protein) gives rise to the protein MTHSNTSVFLFTVQGILASLTCGLCCFIYAYCCNSKHLKSDTNNKEERGNKRSISKLSSDSYDCSTFKKSKVQTKKKTEKEKLSELINNKANEYNAISLEKKLNCMEDGISNAKLLKKGTTDECSANGSSENSHCIKADQEVHQENRYNKGASKMMTHCAQMINSNKGIYNKTVLNASNRNDSSNRSNSSNINSSNINSSSINSSNINSSNINSSNSNSSNSNSSNSNNNGNSGSIGRSSSNSSSSNKEFFSRRRKNDLEEYYDLNELMNKYENKSSAYMEGSNSNNIAPIIYNEDRQKYLSNNNNTTHNICSHERALFTRGNNINKNTIPFDENRNTFNKHKKDSYITNRDYKKGNKNNSTNIVFSNVCTRTKGEKSNNITVNNTTAGDYKSKWNSLQSDEERAINQNMEKTNYNKAIFKEEKLYIKKEEENTTNMTNELMADHYNDIITKPNKKKSGHRNNFYNSRKEYKYYVNDCENYEDKEKEINSMQRKQMNNFISPNKLNYAYAQSSNLILTKYDENTLLKNYENIFDSLDRNMSINREVNNLENSANIATTCTNINSRNLSKREIERSRKLPIYDTYSSSSHTLDSSTSFSRNRNGSNQNVLIEETAVVPAYGAINMPLYPCERHMHNLGMCIDSSNNRTNHSSNHSSNHNSNHNSNYSSNHSSNHNSNHNSNHSSSHSSSHSSNNGDGNICRVPSTGSYYESKNNNSNDTFQIKDIMASDQIHSNFVNFDKSKKIPKNKLFYNSNMESLLKAKRETSLSLGHLKNEKNFCLSREKISKKDNKRERQSNKNSMMFYSVPEQKHFSSYNSNSITTNTACDIINGNMNICVNNNRFNKIDTNHLNGGSDQRPLERQLGPSFKRSLEHSLERPSRIGRNEIYEEEEEQQQEEGGREKNRNADNYSSCSSLLKNCDNGKPLMQKQQLDDCTCLSEYTYENYSFHPLEKINCSNENYTNSNKYEYCGICPPVNNIIPLRNSYRTFEDISINKCKRKENKTMKTKSEYCDDMFLLTDDNLDYYNIWREKIQKNNINKTNYKSNKQTMLESFNSITNRGEQKLQFNKYNEYTHAPSVTYNAWAEVREGEKERNKMKRTTTTTAAANGTTTAAANGTTTTAANGTTTTAANGTTTAAANGTTTTAANGTTTSAITATYMSGGEEESSAFVHKKETEEEFKKKKKKKKDKLNGYKNNKEIKDIIYAYLQNSKNEYNMTNMNNSEMLIEKMVNKYGSQVNLHKDTYTKENKESKKASSKSTPHNCFKENLENIRTTKEKVDNDEAFTEIEKMKKKKNRSVPIKKMENNCEQNFIQHMQESGSRKSNKNMSSSSENENKNNSIYLKNEKEESKLCIVKKEHQNNIDMMNQTVRRSARMKSKTYKKKKKNFDIDTYSKYSSAERKNKKLKNAEEKVNNKINIKKEGMIDKNQKIPNLQKVQKMEKQIMSKTLPMELKILKDKDVLSEKYKLNVLVQKKQNFDEYRCASGFVNFLIEHIQEKTKKEEKENFDDLLKFVLKLISIYKIKTIDFIEAFLILETINLTVLRENPIEEWVLVTFHFLKGNMINQNLKFIINSLKLDNVIISNVTASFYMNKKPIKMTETITNRVLTILSKVVRRRSSRIKIFNSLNGEHKSKEAHEEVELLGSCWQPVNVDGTPEK
- a CDS encoding C-Myc-binding protein translates to MSAPEGINHIKDDFIRYLEEHEVINHISRVLLKLFEEKEKPNDAIKFIREHLYNAAVDVSIDDLKRENTFLRQENQKLTKKFEELNDTLKKLVHSQGGLDDKNITDDK
- a CDS encoding 4-nitrophenylphosphatase is translated as MNMSLIHLHPNKSEDLVKIKHKCEAFMKEWKIEKSMDAKDFLQKFKVFFFDCDGVLWRGNEVIKGAVEVIEKLLKENKKVYFITNNSTKSRATLLDKFHKLGFTNVKKENILCTSYAIAKYFIEKEEYATGKKKIYVIGEKGICDELDSYNLSWLGSYNDDDKKVIIKDDLEINVDKNIGAVVVAIDFNINYYKIQYAHLCINDLDAEFIVSNKDATANFTSKQKWAGTGSVVASIEAVSLKKPLILGKPNLFMIETVLKDLNVHSSQIVMVGDRLDTDIHFAQNCKIKSILVSTGVTDSNIYLNHNNLNIQPDYFMKSISEFL